The following are encoded together in the Actinomycetota bacterium genome:
- a CDS encoding IS481 family transposase yields MDLASYIVQAVQLEGRSYREVAAAYGVSKSWVGKILARYRAGGEQAIRARPKAAERIANRTPAEVEDRIVALRKQLADQGFDDGAQTIHYHLSRQDGLVPSARTIHRILVRRGFVTPQPRKRPRSSFIRFEASLPNECWQSDVTHWRLADETEVEIINFIDDHSRLCLASRVHRTTTARIALSEFSHAAQKWGYPAALLTDNGCIYTAAHRGGRAALESELLARGIVFKHSRPYHPQTCGKVERFHQTLKGYLAKQEPPASIAELQRQVDRFIAYYNDVRPHRARGRMTPHAAYDARDKARPDGPKISVGIDTRIRHDVIDPGGKVTLRYKSKLHHIGVGREHHGKRVIILRAGLDVRVLGPGGEHLRGLTLDPDKNYQATGRKYSPKGRKLGPRRKKPSTMP; encoded by the coding sequence GTGGATCTTGCGAGCTACATCGTCCAGGCCGTGCAGCTCGAGGGACGCAGCTACCGCGAGGTGGCGGCCGCTTACGGGGTCTCCAAGTCCTGGGTCGGCAAGATCCTCGCTCGCTACCGGGCCGGCGGCGAACAGGCCATCAGAGCCCGACCTAAGGCCGCCGAGCGGATCGCCAATCGCACCCCGGCGGAGGTCGAGGATCGGATCGTGGCGCTGCGCAAGCAGCTGGCCGACCAAGGCTTCGACGATGGGGCGCAAACGATCCACTACCACCTGAGCCGCCAAGACGGTCTGGTGCCTTCGGCGAGAACGATCCACCGCATCCTTGTCCGGCGAGGCTTCGTCACGCCCCAGCCTCGCAAGCGCCCGCGCTCGAGCTTCATCCGCTTCGAGGCCAGCCTCCCCAACGAGTGCTGGCAATCCGACGTCACGCACTGGCGCCTAGCTGATGAAACTGAGGTGGAGATCATCAACTTCATCGACGATCACTCCCGACTCTGTCTTGCGAGCCGCGTCCACCGCACGACGACCGCGCGCATCGCACTATCGGAGTTCAGCCACGCCGCACAGAAATGGGGGTATCCGGCCGCGCTTTTGACCGACAACGGCTGTATCTACACCGCTGCGCATAGGGGCGGACGCGCGGCATTGGAATCGGAGCTGCTAGCTCGTGGGATCGTGTTCAAGCACTCCCGGCCCTATCATCCCCAGACCTGCGGCAAGGTCGAGCGCTTCCACCAGACGCTGAAAGGCTACCTCGCCAAGCAAGAGCCGCCGGCGTCGATCGCGGAGCTGCAACGCCAGGTGGATCGCTTCATCGCTTACTACAACGACGTGCGTCCACACCGCGCACGGGGCCGCATGACCCCGCATGCTGCTTACGACGCGCGAGACAAGGCTCGTCCAGACGGACCGAAGATCTCCGTGGGTATCGACACGCGTATCCGCCACGACGTCATCGATCCCGGCGGCAAGGTGACGCTGCGCTACAAGTCCAAGCTCCACCACATCGGCGTGGGACGCGAGCACCACGGCAAGCGCGTCATCATCCTCCGTGCGGGCTTGGACGTGCGGGTCCTGGGTCCGGGCGGCGAGCACCTGCGCGGGCTGACCCTTGACCCCGACAAGAACTACCAAGCCACCGGACGCAAGTATTCACCCAAAGGCAGGAAGCTTGGACCACGCAGGAAGAAGCCGTCTACGATGCCCTGA